CCTGTGCCCTTGTTGTACGCCTCTGCTCCTTTAATGTAATAGAGCAAGTAAGCCGTAGTCGAAGCAGTTGCTGGATCAAGATGCTTCATATACGTGAAAACAAAATCCTCGGCTGTCACTGGCTCGCCGTTGGTCCATTTCACATCATCGCGCAAAATGAACGTGTACTTCAGCTTGTCATCCGACAGCTTCACTTCCTTGGCTTGTCCTAGAATCGGATTACCGTCCTTATCCTTGGTGTACAAGCCTTCGCCCAAGTGATCCATGATCCAGAAGGACGTGGTATCCGTCGAGGTGAGCGGGTTCAAGTCTGGCGGCTCAGACTTGGCATTGAACGCGACTTCTTGTTTGGCAGCAGCGCCTGGGGTAGTGGTACCACCAGTCGATGCTGACTCGCCACTTCCGCCGCAACCAGCCAGAGCCGGAATGACGAGCGAGAGCGACAGGGCAAAGGTAGCTAATTTCTTCACGTTGTTTCCCCCTATATATTAAGATAGAAAATCGAACTACTGATAGAGATGACAAGCAACCCAATGGTTCGGTGCGGCTTCCTGCCATTCAGGAACCTGTGCCGCGCATTGCTCCACGGCCTTTGGGCATCTTGTTCGGAAAACACAACCGCTTGGAGCGTTGGCAGGACTCGGCAAATCGCCCTGCAAAATGATGCGCTCCCGCTTGATTGTCGGATCAGGAATCGGAATCGAGGACAGCAATGCTTGTGTATATGGATGAAGTGGCTTTGCGTACAACTCGAAGCTGTTTGCCATTTCTACCATTTTGCCGAGGTACATTACTCCGATTCGAGTGGAAATGTGCTTCACCATGGACAGATCGTGTGCGATAAACAAGTAAGTCAGCCCCCTGTCCTGCTGCAAGTCTTCTAATAGATTCACGACCTGCGCTTGAATCGACACATCAAGCGCAGAAATCGGTTCATCCGCGATGATAAATTCCGGCTCGACTGCAAGTGCTCGGGCAATCCCGATCCGCTGTCTTTGACCTCCGCTGAATTCATGGGGGAATCGATTCGCATGTTCCTTAGACAAACCAACCAGCTCCAGCAATTCTTTGACCCGATCCGCTCTTGCGCCACGGGACAAGCCGTGAATATCCAAGCCCTCCGCAATAATATCCATGACGGTCATGCGTGGATTCAGACTTGCTTGCGGATCTTGAAAAATCATTTGGACGTCGCGGTGGAACTGCTCTGCCTCTTTTCCCTTTAGACGGTGGGCATTTTTACCTTTGAACAAGACTTCTCCGTCTGTATTTTCATAGAGGCGAATCATCGTTCTGCCCAACGTCGACTTGCCGCAGCCGCTCTCTCCGACAAGCCCGAGCGTCTCACCGCGATTAATGCTGAAAGTCACGCCGTCGACTGCCTTTAGCGTAATCCCATTACCGATCTCAAAATGCTTTTTTAGATTTTTGACTTCAACCAACGCTTGGCTCATCTACGTCTGCCTCCCTGCTGCGACCAGTTCTTCCCGCTTCGGTGCCCGTGGATCATGTAGCCAACATGCAGCTTGGTGACCCTCGGTGAATGTGGAAGCGTCCGGCATTTGCTGCTCACATATTTCCATAGCAAACTGACAACGCGGAGCGAACGGACAACCTTTTGGCGGGTGGAATAAATCTGGCGGCGTTCCCTCAATCGGTACCAGTCGTTCCTTTTCCACGCCATCGATCCGCGGCAGAGAGCGCATCAAGCCCCATGTATACGGATGCTTCGGATTTGCGAAAATATCTTCTACCTTGCCTGTTTCCACCACAATTCCTGCATACATGACCACGGCCCGGTGCGCGATTTCGGCTACGACACCCAAGTCATGAGTAATCATCACGATAGAGAGCTGCTGCTTTTCCTGTAATTCTTTAAGCAAGTCCAGGATTTGTGCTTGAATCGTTACATCTAATGCTGTCGTCGGTTCATCTGCAATGACGAGCTTTGGATTATTGGCGAGTGCAATGGCGATGACGACACGTTGCCGCATTCCCCCGGAAAACTCATGCGGGTATTGATCGACCCGTTTTTCCGGATCAGGGATACCGACCAGTCGAAGCATCTCCATCGCTTTTGTACGCGCTTCTTCTTTGCTGACCTGCTGGGTACGAACAAATCCCTCTACGATCTGGGCGCCGACCCTCATCGTCGGGTTCAATGCCGTCATCGGGTCCTGGAAAACCATCCCGATCTCAGCTCCACGAACCGAAAGCAATTCCTTCTTGCTCATCCCCGTGATGACTTTTCCGTCAAAACGAATCTGACCATCCACGATTCTTCCCGGCGGGTTCGGGATCAAGCCCATGATTGCTTGGGCGGTTACACTCTTCCCACAGCCGCTCTCTCCCACTACCGCAAGCGTCTCGCCACGATCAACATGAAAGGTAACTCCCCGTACAGCCTGTACCTCTCCACCGTACGTTTTGAAATGTACGCGGAGGTTTTCTACTTGTAGCAAATGATCCGCCATGTCTGATCCTCCTATCTGCGTGGCGAGGTTACTCGCGAATTCTTGGGTCCAATGCGTCCTGCAAGCCATCACCGAAAACGTTGAAGGCAAACATCGTCAAAGAAATCATCAGGGCCGGGAAGAAAAGTCTCCACCAATCCCCTGTCAAAATGACGCCGAGTGCATCGTTAGTCATCGTACCCCAGCTAGCGATTGGCGCTTGCACACCCAAGCCCAAGAAGCTGAGGAAAGATTCTGCAAATATCGCCGACGGAATGGTAAACGTCAAGTTCACGATGATGACTCCGATGGTATTCGGAATCAGGTGTCGCAACAGAATGCGAGGGAATTTGGCACCCAGCACTTGCGCTGCCATGATGAACTCCTGGTTTTTCAATTGCAGGATTTGTCCCCGTACGAGACGAGCCATCCCTACCCATCCGGTTGCAGACAACGCGATGATAATGGTAACAATTCCAGGCTCCATGACAACCATCAGCATGATCACCACGAGCAAGTACGGCAGTCCGTACAAGACCTCGATCAATCGCATGATGATGGTATCGATTCGGTCTCCCTTTTTGCCTCGACCGGCCATGTATCCGGCAATACCGCCGACGGTCACCCCGATGACCAAATCAATTAACGCTGCCGATATTCCGATAATCAGTGAAATCCGCGCTCCGTACCATGTTCGTGAAAACATGTCGCGCCCCAGCTCATCTGTTCCGAACCAATGCTCGCTCGAAATTTCCTGATTCGCATTCAAGAGACTCTGATCGGAATAGCTATACGGAACGAGATGTGGACCAATGATCGCCATGGCTATCAGCAAAACAATCAGGGTCAAACCCACCATGGCCAGCTTGTTTCTAACGAGCTTTCTCGCTACTTGTTGAAAATGAGTCAGGCTCGGTCGCATCTGGGCGATCTGTCCATCTGCTTTTTGAGCTCTAGGTCGAAACAACTCATTTACTGATTGATCTACCGCCATTGGCTACCTCCCCCTACTCGATAGTTTAATTCGTGGATCGATGAACATATAGGCCAGGTCAATCAAGAAGATAATGAGCACCAGGATGGCACTGTAGAATACTGTCGTTCCCAAAATAACAGGATAATCCCGATTGAAAATCCCATCGACGAAGTACTTCCCGATGCCCGGTACCGCAAAAATCTTTTCGACGACGAACGTTCCCGTTAACAAACTCGCGATAAGCGGTCCCATAAATGTGACAATTGGCAAAATCGCGTTGCGGATTCCATGTTTGATCACTATCAGAAAAGTCGGAATTCCTTTCGCCTCAGCGGTCCGTATATAGTTCTGGTTCATCACGTCGATCATGCTCGTACGCATATAGCGTGTAATGATCGCTAAAGGTCCAAAAGCAAGTGCGAGTGAAGGCAGAACCGAGTGTTTCCAGCTGGTAAGCGTCGCTACTGGGAATAACGGCCATTTGATTGCCAAGTAATTAATGAGCAATGGCGCCATGATGAAGCTGGGTACAGCAATTCCTAATACAGCCATGACCATTGCCGTATAATCAATCCAGGTATTTCGGTTTAATGCCGCAATTGTTCCGAATAAAAGTCCGAAAAAAAGGGCAACCGCTATCGCTTGCAAACCGATCAGTGCAGATGCTCCGAAGCCATCCTTGATCATATCATTGACACCGCGTGTCTCCGATTTAATAGAAGGTCCTAAATCGAGCATGACCAAACTTTTTAGATAAAGCAAATACTGCATTGGCAGTGGTTCATCCAAATTGTATTTGGCACGCAGATTCAACAAAATTTGCTCGGGCAATTGATCTGATTCTGACGCGAATGGATCTCCAGGGATCATATGCATCAGGCTAAAGGTCAACGTTACAATAATCCACAAGGTGAGTACCATCATCAGAATTCTTTTAAGTAAATAACGTGACATCTTATAAGAGCCCCCTAGTCCAGACTTGCAAAAAGATTAAGAAAATTCAACATTCCCTCCTTTTGAGAAATCTTTAACGGAAATTGACCTAAAACATTCCTTAATTCAACAATATAGTACCGTAATTATTTAATGTCAATTCTGATTTTTTTATTTTTTACGTCGATTCATAAAGGAATTTGTTGAAAGTTGTCAAATATAAAACAATTAATACGGAAATTTTCCCTAAAACATCCCTATTTACAACTTCGTGGTCGCTTACAGCTCGCTTGCCCATTTGATGGGTTATATTCAATCTACATAAGAAAGACTGACATACTAGAATACCGAAATAAGGATGGATCTCCTTCCTAACAAATGGTTTATTCCGTAGTTTAACTTTTTTGGAGGACATTTTGATGATAAAAGTTGGCATAGTCGGTCCAAAAGATTCCGTAGATGCGATGGTAGCTGTGGGACGTGAGTTTTCCGATCACATCCTGCTCACCTCCTTTATTTATCAAGGAGTGGAGCAAGTACCTACCTATGTTGCCGAAAATGATCTGGAAACAGACATCTGGTTTTTCTCTGGAGTCGCTCCCTACTCGATGGCGAAAGCGCATATAGGCAAGAAAAAAGCCTTTTATCCGCAAGTCAATTCAAGCGTCCTGACCAAAGTATTGCTCGAATTGGTCTACCGCGATGGCTTGTCTTTAGATCGCGTGAGCTTCGATACCATTTCGGAAGCGCATTTTCGTGAGACGTTAGAAGAATTGGGCCTGCACTGTGAGAATCCATACCTAAAGCCGTATAAAGAATTCCGAAAGAGAGCTGAATTGGTAGCCTATCACACCCGCCTGATCCAGGAAGGCAAGGTAGACGCTTGTGTCACTGGAACGCTTTTCGTCACCGAAGAATTACAGCGACAAGGAATCAGCGTATACCGAATGGGCTTCACGCGCTTCATATTTCGAGAGATTTTCAAGCAAATTCTGCAAGAGGGTGAAACGCTCCACTTCAAGCGCTCCCAAATTGCTGTTCAATTGATTGAGGTATCCGACATGGAAAAGCTCGTAAATGAACCTACAAACGCATACGAGCTGCGGCGCCTCGACTTGAAGCTGCAAGAGCTCGTACTCGATTACACAGAGTCGATTTCCGGTAGCTTCGTCGCGGTCGGCAATTCCAAGTTCATTATTTTTTCTACTCGTGGATCATATGAAGACAATCCAGATTTTCACCCCACGATCCTTTTGAAAAAAATCAAGCTGCTCACCCATTCGCATGCGAATATGGGTATCGGCTTTGGTGTCACAGCATTGTCTGCCGAGCGCAATGCACAGCTCGCTCTCGGTCACGCCAAAAACCATAAGGATTCCGTGATCCTCGTTGATCATGACGGTTCGATTGAAGGACCGCTGCGTCAGCCGAACAGCATCAGCTACGAATATTGGACACAGGACAAAGAAATCAGCGAAAGTCTAAAAAAAGCCGGTGTCAGTATTACAACGTTTAACAAAATCATTTCTGTCCAAAAAGCATTGGGGCAAAAATATATTAGTGCATCGATGATTGCGGAATGGATGGGGATGACTCCTCGCAACGCGCGAAGAATATTAAGTGATTTGGCAGAGCACAACATCATTGAACAAATCGGGGAAGAAACACCTACGAACCGAGGCCGACCGCGAAAAATTTATCGTGTGTTGCCCTCCCCTTCCTCTTGATTTTTTTTCGCCAAAAAGCGTAAGCCTGTGATTTCGGGAAAATGCCTTTTTCCGATTACCGCTTACGCTTTTTTCTTTTCGATTGCTCTCTTGCTAGAAATTATACGAGGTCCCTTTATAATTGCTCGATCCTCGATTCGATCTCGCCAATATTTATAGGAACATTTACCTTTATTTCGGAAGTTCGCAAATAATCGACAACTTCGCCTTTCGCGTTATACAGCTCAAATTTGATAAGAATACCAGCATCTTTATCAACCCAGAATCGAAAAGTATCCGCATTTTGTTTTTTAGAAGCACTCTTGTTTAAAGTACCTTTCATCACAATCGCATTTCGCCCGAGCAGCTTTTCGTTGTCTTTTTCTATATCCCATTTGTCCAAATCTCCTGCAAAATTAGATGCGATTTCATATGGAAATAGGGAGGTTTGGGCTAATCCGATAGGAGGTCGCTCTCGATAGTATGCGATAGATTCGTTGTTTGCGTTTTTTTGATAGGCTTCCGTTGGTGTTAATGTTCCTTTACTTGTTGGTAGTTGATACTTTTTTTCCCGAACCGCTTTATTCACTTCATCTACAGACCATACCTTCTCGTCCTTATAATAAATGGTTTGTTCTTTCGTCTTAACACCTTTTTCGTTCATCACGAATACAGTGCTGAAACCTGCTTGTGGGGAAACCTTGTATTCAACTAACTTCGTATATCCATTTCTAAGCATCTCAAACTTTCCTTCTGCTGTCTCAAAATGATCAATAGTATTGATAAGCTTTGTCAATACGTCTTCTTTTGTCATTTGGCTAGGTGTTGCATATTGCATTGTGGGGACGTATATATTCTTTTCATTTTGCTGCACACTGATAGTTTGTTCATTCTTTACTTCTATTTCGCTAGCTGGTTTCTCGGATGTATGCTGGCTTGTAGATTGGGTACATCCAAGTAACGTCGTCGTAAGTAAAATCAACACTGTTATACGTTTCATTTA
The window above is part of the Brevibacillus antibioticus genome. Proteins encoded here:
- a CDS encoding ABC transporter ATP-binding protein; amino-acid sequence: MSQALVEVKNLKKHFEIGNGITLKAVDGVTFSINRGETLGLVGESGCGKSTLGRTMIRLYENTDGEVLFKGKNAHRLKGKEAEQFHRDVQMIFQDPQASLNPRMTVMDIIAEGLDIHGLSRGARADRVKELLELVGLSKEHANRFPHEFSGGQRQRIGIARALAVEPEFIIADEPISALDVSIQAQVVNLLEDLQQDRGLTYLFIAHDLSMVKHISTRIGVMYLGKMVEMANSFELYAKPLHPYTQALLSSIPIPDPTIKRERIILQGDLPSPANAPSGCVFRTRCPKAVEQCAAQVPEWQEAAPNHWVACHLYQ
- a CDS encoding ABC transporter ATP-binding protein, translating into MADHLLQVENLRVHFKTYGGEVQAVRGVTFHVDRGETLAVVGESGCGKSVTAQAIMGLIPNPPGRIVDGQIRFDGKVITGMSKKELLSVRGAEIGMVFQDPMTALNPTMRVGAQIVEGFVRTQQVSKEEARTKAMEMLRLVGIPDPEKRVDQYPHEFSGGMRQRVVIAIALANNPKLVIADEPTTALDVTIQAQILDLLKELQEKQQLSIVMITHDLGVVAEIAHRAVVMYAGIVVETGKVEDIFANPKHPYTWGLMRSLPRIDGVEKERLVPIEGTPPDLFHPPKGCPFAPRCQFAMEICEQQMPDASTFTEGHQAACWLHDPRAPKREELVAAGRQT
- a CDS encoding ABC transporter permease translates to MAVDQSVNELFRPRAQKADGQIAQMRPSLTHFQQVARKLVRNKLAMVGLTLIVLLIAMAIIGPHLVPYSYSDQSLLNANQEISSEHWFGTDELGRDMFSRTWYGARISLIIGISAALIDLVIGVTVGGIAGYMAGRGKKGDRIDTIIMRLIEVLYGLPYLLVVIMLMVVMEPGIVTIIIALSATGWVGMARLVRGQILQLKNQEFIMAAQVLGAKFPRILLRHLIPNTIGVIIVNLTFTIPSAIFAESFLSFLGLGVQAPIASWGTMTNDALGVILTGDWWRLFFPALMISLTMFAFNVFGDGLQDALDPRIRE
- a CDS encoding ABC transporter permease, with protein sequence MSRYLLKRILMMVLTLWIIVTLTFSLMHMIPGDPFASESDQLPEQILLNLRAKYNLDEPLPMQYLLYLKSLVMLDLGPSIKSETRGVNDMIKDGFGASALIGLQAIAVALFFGLLFGTIAALNRNTWIDYTAMVMAVLGIAVPSFIMAPLLINYLAIKWPLFPVATLTSWKHSVLPSLALAFGPLAIITRYMRTSMIDVMNQNYIRTAEAKGIPTFLIVIKHGIRNAILPIVTFMGPLIASLLTGTFVVEKIFAVPGIGKYFVDGIFNRDYPVILGTTVFYSAILVLIIFLIDLAYMFIDPRIKLSSRGR
- a CDS encoding outer membrane lipoprotein-sorting protein → MKRITVLILLTTTLLGCTQSTSQHTSEKPASEIEVKNEQTISVQQNEKNIYVPTMQYATPSQMTKEDVLTKLINTIDHFETAEGKFEMLRNGYTKLVEYKVSPQAGFSTVFVMNEKGVKTKEQTIYYKDEKVWSVDEVNKAVREKKYQLPTSKGTLTPTEAYQKNANNESIAYYRERPPIGLAQTSLFPYEIASNFAGDLDKWDIEKDNEKLLGRNAIVMKGTLNKSASKKQNADTFRFWVDKDAGILIKFELYNAKGEVVDYLRTSEIKVNVPINIGEIESRIEQL